One window of Schistocerca cancellata isolate TAMUIC-IGC-003103 chromosome 9, iqSchCanc2.1, whole genome shotgun sequence genomic DNA carries:
- the LOC126100868 gene encoding UDP-N-acetylhexosamine pyrophosphorylase-like gives MQDLTKIKEELSSYGQGHILQFWDELSDAERTELLTQLQEIDIPVAIECFKKTLAEDQAKLDDRMLPVPAELYGSVLRTSPGDLQKFEDEGFRQISAGKVGVLLLAGGHGTRLGVPYPKGMHDIGLPSHKSLYQIQAERIRRLQKLAFDKTGVYNHIIWYIMTSEATMQPTLDYFDRNNYFGLKRENVVMFEQGFLPSFTFQGKIIMDKKYKLSMSPDGNGGLYRALKDNKILEDMERRGIMYLNAHGVDNILIKVADPIFIGYCVLKGAECGAKVVEKAFPEEPVGVVCQVDGRYQVVEYSEITLKTAQQRNADGNLTFRAGNICNHFFTTQFLRKVAFDHETSLQLHVAKKKIPFVDSQGNSCKPEKPNGIKMEKFIFDVFQFTDKFVIWEVEREREFSAIKNSDAAQKDTPTTARNDLLALHCSYIKNAGGKILYNTGDKPICEISPLLSYAGEALEEVVANKEFTSPCHLRSPDESNSGSVTVQQNNYC, from the coding sequence ATGCAGGACCTCACAAAAATTAAGGAAGAACTCTCCAGCTACGGTCAGGGGCATATCCTACAGTTTTGGGAtgaactgtcagatgctgaaaggaCCGAACTGTTGACACAGTTGCAAGAAATTGACATTCCAGTGGCAATAGAATGTTTCAAAAAAACGTTAGCAGAAGATCAAGCAAAATTAGACGATCGAATGCTGCCAGTACCGGCAGAATTATACGGCAGCGTTCTTAGAACAAGTCCTGGTGATCTTCAGAAGTTCGAGGACGAAGGTTTCCGGCAGATATCTGCTGGTAAGGTCGGTGTTTTGCTTTTAGCAGGTGGTCATGGCACCAGGCTAGGTGTGCCTTACCCAAAAGGCATGCACGACATAGGGCTGCCATCTCATAAATCGTTGTACCAGATTCAGGCTGAAAGGATACGGAGGCTGCAGAAGCTTGCATTTGACAAAACTGGtgtgtacaatcacattatatggTATATTATGACAAGTGAAGCTACCATGCAGCCTACTCTGGATTACTTTGACAGAAATAACTATTTTGGGTTGAAGAGAGAGAATGTTGTCATGTTCGAACAAGGTTTCCTCCCAAGCTTCACATTTCAAGGGAAAATAATCATGGACAAGAAATATAAACTATCAATGTCACCAGACGGAAATGGAGGACTGTACCGTGCACTGAAAGATAACAAAATACTAGAGGATATGGAGAGAAGGGGTATTATGTACCTTAATGCTCATGGTGTGGATAACATCTTAATTAAAGTAGCAGATCCTATTTTCATTGGTTACTGTGTACTGAAGGGTGCAGAATGTGGTGCAAAAGTAGTGGAAAAAGCATTTCCAGAAGAACCTGTAGGTGTTGTTTGTCAGGTGGATGGACGTTATCAGGTTGTTGAATATAGTGAAATAACATTAAAGACAGCACAACAGAGAAATGCTGATGGTAACTTAACATTCAGAGCAGGTAATATTTGCAATCACTTCTTCACAACCCAATTTCTTCGTAAAGTTGCATTTGATCATGAAACTAGCTTACAGTTACATGTTGCAAAGAAAAAGATTCCATTTGTTGATTCACAGGGAAATTCCTGCAAGCCAGAAAAGCCAAATGgtataaaaatggagaaatttaTCTTTGATGTGTTTCAGTTTACTGACAAATTTGTAATATGGGAGGTGGAGCGAGAGAGAGAATTCAGTGCTATCAAAAATTCAGATGCCGCTCAGAAGGATACTCCTACAACAGCGCGTAATGATCTTCTTGCCCTTCATTGTTCATATATTAAAAATGCAGGGGGTAAAATTTTATATAACACAGGCGACAAGCCCATATGTGAAATTTCGCCCCTTCTGTCATATGCTGGTGAGGCATTAGAAGAGGTTGTAGCCAACAAAGAATTTACATCTCCATGTCATTTGCGCTCTCCTGATGAATCTAACTCAGGCTCTGTCACTGTGCAACAAAATAATTATTGCTGA